The following proteins are co-located in the Microcystis wesenbergii NRERC-220 genome:
- a CDS encoding IS5-like element ISMae4 family transposase: protein MFISKIMDYQNLSDEQFKRRFGVYKQTYRKMVESVKSVEADSNSPSKRGPKPKLSIEEQVLVTLEYWREYRTYFHIGTSWELSESTIGRIVNKTEKMLLQSGNFRLKGKKALLNQAEIPVITVMDVTETPIERPQKKQKDFLGGKRGYHTLKSQLVADQNTEEIICVFCGKGRGHDFSLFKKSRVRFHPLTTSIEDSGYQGIAAYHSNSYTPKKKSKNRKLTELEKEYNKALAKERIIIEPINRKLKIFKILSCKYRNRRRRYSLRVNLLAAIYNCELGIGIAAS, encoded by the coding sequence ATGTTTATTAGCAAAATTATGGATTATCAAAACTTATCAGATGAACAATTCAAACGCCGTTTCGGTGTGTATAAACAAACATATAGAAAGATGGTAGAATCAGTAAAAAGTGTTGAAGCCGACTCTAATTCACCATCTAAAAGGGGACCGAAACCTAAACTATCTATAGAAGAACAAGTTTTAGTAACGTTAGAATATTGGCGAGAATATAGAACATATTTTCACATTGGTACAAGCTGGGAACTATCAGAATCAACTATAGGTCGGATTGTAAATAAGACGGAAAAAATGCTTTTACAATCGGGAAACTTCCGTTTAAAAGGAAAAAAAGCTTTACTCAATCAAGCAGAGATACCGGTCATAACGGTAATGGATGTAACGGAAACTCCCATTGAACGCCCCCAAAAGAAACAGAAAGATTTTTTGGGGGGTAAAAGAGGTTATCATACTTTAAAATCCCAATTAGTAGCTGATCAAAATACAGAGGAAATTATCTGTGTCTTTTGTGGGAAAGGTAGAGGTCATGATTTTAGTTTATTTAAAAAAAGTCGAGTTCGTTTTCATCCTTTAACTACCAGCATAGAAGACAGTGGTTATCAGGGAATAGCTGCATACCATAGTAATAGTTATACACCGAAAAAGAAATCGAAAAATAGAAAATTAACAGAGTTAGAAAAAGAGTATAACAAGGCTTTAGCCAAAGAAAGGATTATCATTGAACCTATAAATAGGAAACTCAAAATCTTTAAAATCTTATCCTGTAAATATCGGAATCGTCGTCGAAGATATAGTTTAAGAGTTAACTTGTTGGCGGCTATTTATAACTGTGAGTTAGGGATAGGTATAGCAGCTTCTTAA